TCGAGTGGCCTTGGATGATCAGGTACATCGGGCCGCGGATAGGCTTCGCGGGCTGCTTGTAGTGCGAGAAGATGGGGTCCGTCGTCAGACTCTGCACGGTGGTCATCCGCGGCGTGCTCGTCGATGGAcggctcgtcgtcgtcgtcttcccCCAGccttcctcctctctctccttGTTGGCTATCGTTCCCAGCAGAGAATTCTTCTCCGAGATCACGCCCTCCGAGCTCTGCGTCGGAGATACTGTAGGCAGCAGCGGCGTCGTCCGATGGCGCTCCGGAAGAGACTGCTCCTTCGACTCCGTCCCGACGTCCGCGAGCTGCCCGGTTAAAGAAGAGGCCGGCGACTCGGTGAACGGCATCGAGAATTCCTGCGGGTGATGGTGCTCCATCAGAGCCGGCGGCAGCATCGCGTGGTGCGTCTGCTTGGCGGCGGGCGGCGGCGCGTGCATGTGCGTCATCGGCGGGAACATCGGCACCGAGCCCGACGGCAGCCGGAAGCCCGCGCCGGGCCGCATGCCGCCGAGGAACTGCATCATGGCGTGGTTCGGTCTGGGCTGCGGGTGCATCATGGACTGCAGCGGAGCCTGCGGGAACCCGAACGCGTGCAGAGTCCCGCTGCCGGCCGGCTGCCGAGGAACGGACACCGGCGCGCCTTGGGAATGCGGCGACGCGTGCTGCCGATGGGGCATCATTCGATTCGGCAGCATCACTGGGAACTGCGAGGTCTGCTGCTGCTGAGGATCTTCCGGCAGGACCGACGGTGCAACCGCGCGGACCGGCTCCGGTCGACGGCTCTTCTGCGCTTCCGGTTCCACGGTCGTCGAGGCGTCCGACACGGTGACCTCCGGCTCCGGAGTCGCGACGCTGTCCTGGCTCTTCTCCGAGTAGTTGCTCGGCATCACGACCGCCACCGGCTCCTTCCTCGACTGCTCCTCGGACGAGTTGGCGAGGACGATGTGCATCTTCTCCGCGGTGCTGCTGGATTTCAGTCCCGCCTCCGTCAGCGCGTCCAGCGGCGCGCGAGACCCCTCGTCCGGATTGCTGGAATCTGGCTGCCGCGGATCCTGCGTCGACGACGGGGACTCCTTCTGGCCCACGACTACTTCCTCGTTCTCGTTGCCGTCCGCGTCGACGATTATGTTGGCGTTCTGCTCGACCACGACCTCGTGGGTCGACGAGCCGGCCGCGACGTGATGGTCGAGCTCGTAGCGGTCGCGGCTGCGATCGTGGGCCTGCCAAACCGATCGGTTCGCGTCCGACGCGGTGCTCGGCGTGGGCGAGGGGCCGCTGCCGGCCGGCCAGCCGCCGGACACCGTCTGCGTCGACTGGTAGATCAGGTTGGACTTCTCGAAGGAGACGGACGGCGTCGTCGCGGCGGCCTCGTGCCTCGGCTTCGTCGGCTGCGACGTGGAGGAGACGCTCTTGATCGTCTCCACCTGGGAGATCACTCCCTTGCTCGCGGAGTGCGACTTGCTCGGGGAGAGCGGCGCCGGGGAGTACTGGGTGTTGTAGCTGTTGGACGGGATCGCGTAGAACTGGCCCGGCTCGCGCAGCACCGGGCCCTCCTCCGTCTGCGTGCTGAACTGCTGCGTCGGCTCCGCGAAGCTGACGATCTTGTCCTTCTGCAGCAACGGCGGCGGCAGCATCATCGTGTACGGCTTCGACTTGTGCCCGTAGTACGGGCTCGGGTAGTAGCTCGCCGGCATCGATTGGATCCGATTCTGGTTCCTGTAGTCGACCGGCGGCCCGTTCCTGAAGCTCGTCGTCCGCACCAGCTTCGGCGGCTCCGCGCCGCTGCTACCCGTGAAGTCGTTCCTGAACGGAGCCTCCTGGTTCGCCTTGGTGAACTTCGGCCCGTCGACGAACTTGAGGAACTGCTCGGGGATCTTCGGGCTGGTCTTCTTCGCGGTGACGCCCAGCACCAGCACGTCGCGCTTCGCCGACGACTCGGTCGTGTGCGAGTCCAGCCAGTATTGAACGCGATCGAGGACGGGCGGCACGTAATCGAAAGTGGGATTGTTCTTCAGCGGGTCCCCGCGGCCGAGAGGCGTCCATTCGTCGTAGTCCATTCGGGGTGAGAACACGCGCGGCTTGCTCTCGTTTTGCCCTGCGAACAGAAACCTTGCTTTCACACTCGCGCACCGGATATGCTCCGGGAGGTGCGACCGTCGGGTCGTCGCGTGGCGGAGGACCGattgctgggaacctggcacgCGTCACTTTGCGCGATCCGATTGATGCAACCGCCTCACGAATCATTGCAACTGTATTTCACCAATCGGGAGAACGCCAGCTTCCTAGCACTTGATACTAATTAGACCAGCGTTTCTAACGTGGGGCCGTCGCAGATGGAGGTCAATTTGATTTAAGGGTggtaatttgaaatttgaaatatcgctTCATAGATTTCACGATATTTACGTGAACAAAacaacagaaatattataataaatattataaaaatatgataatatcaaaaattatatatgttacaCAGGAGACATAGAATTTTAGAGAGCTGAGGCAAAAATCTTGGGAAATACTAGTTACTCTTTCCGCGATACTTCGCCTTTTGGTGGAAGTGCGCGGAGGAACTTCGGTGATAGACACGTTCGAAAGGTGAAGGTCACACCGCGCTATCGTTCGCCTTTTGCTTCTCACTCGTCCGATTTCTCGTCGACAACGGAATAAACGATTCGTCGGTGCACCGAGTGGGTCCGGGTTCAGCGGCGTCCCGAGCGTCCCACGGGGACGAAACGCTCCGGCAGCGGGCGCCGGTACTCGAGTCGTGTCGCATAAATACACGTGTCGCGCGGATCCGCGGATGTTCGCGTACGTCGAAACCGGAGAGGAAACGGACCCGGAGAAGGAGCACGGTTACTCCGGCTGCGCGCCTCTCCCTCCCCCTCGTCTTTTCCGCGTTCGCCCGACGCTTCCCCGCTTTCTCGTTACGTTTCTCGTCCCATTTCCGCGTAGCTAGAAGCTCGATAGAAGCTttaatgctttcacggcctggaatGTTGCATTCATTTCTGGCTGTCGGGCGAGAGCCGTGTCCAGGAGGAACTTGTTCCCAACGGTTCGCCAACAGTGCGGCTGGCTTCGTCAGGGGGCTAAGGGGTACCTATTTAACCCCTTCGCCTGTgatctctttctcaactctgatcgatacggctactttgtcattaacacgttgaataccgcacgatttcatggtacagaatacttgatatggaaagaatataatactaAACCACCTGCGATTGCGATGAACGATCTGAGATGAATATCGTTCGACGTGTTCTCCGTAGAAGTAGTCACTGCCATGAATTTCGAGGGTTTTGTGTACTACTTTGTCTTTTGTATTGAAGACCAATTGTATTAGCATTGGAACTACCGAGAATTGGatacgattaatgtgtaatcGCTAGGAAAATTGTGGCGagagattattctcagtttcatcgcatattcattacagtattcgagcgaagctatttatttttaagagcaTTTCGAGTATCGAATAActtaaagatatcaataattgaatgAATATCGATACCAGTCGCTTTGATTAGTAGTTCCAGTGATAAAATCAATTAGCAACGATTCGTTTGCCAGCTCCTAAGAACGCGGTCAACGCGTAAAACCAGCGAACTCTCCCGAATTCCCGACGCCACCGTCTATCCAGAGAGGTTCGTAGAGAAGAACCTTAGCCTCGGCAGAGAAAACACTCGGAGCAACGGACGTCTGCGCCGCAGGGCGGTAAATCGGATTTTCTACCGTAAATCGCGCGTCGAACGGCTAATCGCGAGGATCGCGTGGCTcgataaaaaaatatcgtcGGCCGTGATCCTGTTGCGAGCGTTATCTTAAGTTACaagttttatgttttatgtGTATCGACATCGACACGCGTGAATGTTTTCTTTAGCACCGAGCTGAGCGACCTACTGACCCGACATACACGTTCGGTATACCCAGACATACGCGCATAGATGGGCGCACGCGCACGCGCGCGTTCCCTAAATTCTCAGGCAGGTAGAGACACGCGTTTATCAAACGTCTCGGTGCACGAGGCGCGAAAGTGTCCGACGAAATTTCACTCGATACCGTCGGATATCGGAAATTCCCGGGAACGGGCAGCCGACGATCGTGCCGATCGAACGCGATCGTGAAACGTTTTCCCGCAGTTTTCCGCGGTACGTCGCGCTATCGACCGTCGCGATCGCTCCTCTAGCTTCTTCCCGATCCAGGCAACGCGCTTCGCGAATGAGATCGGTAAGAAGACCGACGGCGAACTTACCAGCCTTGTCGTCGAAGCTGGACGGCACGCTTTGACACGAGAAACGGCAGATCAGCCCGGCCAGGAGTAGCGATCCGTACAGAACCGACGTGTCCGATCTCCTCCGCGTCATCTGAAACAAGAAAGCTCGGTTCGAGTCGGTCCGCAGAGGCGAAAACGGCGGCCGAGGCAGCGCGTGCACGCCAGGCGAGTTCGCGTCCGACGAATAATCCGTGAAAGGTCGCGCGACCCGTCCGAACGGAGCCGCGAATCGCGTTCCCACGATCGGGACATCCGCGGCGCATCCTTTCTCGAAACCGTTTCGTCCGACCGGTGCCTCGGACGCCGGTCCGGGGTCGGGATACAACCGATACCGCGAGATCGAGCCGGGAGAGGAGAGGATCGGGGAAATCGGTGCGGCTGGATGTCGAGTCGGCTTTCGAGTTACGCGTGGAAGTTCCGCAGACGCGAGGGAAGACGGATCGAAGCGGTCGCGTTGCCGATGCTCGTTCGACGGATCGTCTCGAGGAGAAGGCGGCGATTCGCGAGTCTCACGAGCGGAGACGAGTCGGGTTTCGCTAGATGGATCGGACGCGCGAACGTAAATTCGGGTAAAAGAGCCGTCGGACGGCGGCCGATAATACTTTCACCCGAGACACGTGCAAATCGTTTCACCGACGCGCGAGCATCGCGCCGATGAGCGATCGATCCCGCCCGCGAGATTTCTATTCGCGACGACGTCGGCCTCTCGTGAACGGGGATTAGGATTTGGAGGCGTTCGAGTCTCGCTCGGGGAATCCGTGCCAGATGTGCTCCGTCCGACGACCGCTTCGTCCGAAGGATTGAACCGAGACGATGGAGGACGAGCGGAAAAGAGCGCGGAGGCT
This genomic window from Nomia melanderi isolate GNS246 chromosome 9, iyNomMela1, whole genome shotgun sequence contains:
- the LOC116432597 gene encoding uncharacterized protein LOC116432597 translates to MTRRRSDTSVLYGSLLLAGLICRFSCQSVPSSFDDKAGQNESKPRVFSPRMDYDEWTPLGRGDPLKNNPTFDYVPPVLDRVQYWLDSHTTESSAKRDVLVLGVTAKKTSPKIPEQFLKFVDGPKFTKANQEAPFRNDFTGSSGAEPPKLVRTTSFRNGPPVDYRNQNRIQSMPASYYPSPYYGHKSKPYTMMLPPPLLQKDKIVSFAEPTQQFSTQTEEGPVLREPGQFYAIPSNSYNTQYSPAPLSPSKSHSASKGVISQVETIKSVSSTSQPTKPRHEAAATTPSVSFEKSNLIYQSTQTVSGGWPAGSGPSPTPSTASDANRSVWQAHDRSRDRYELDHHVAAGSSTHEVVVEQNANIIVDADGNENEEVVVGQKESPSSTQDPRQPDSSNPDEGSRAPLDALTEAGLKSSSTAEKMHIVLANSSEEQSRKEPVAVVMPSNYSEKSQDSVATPEPEVTVSDASTTVEPEAQKSRRPEPVRAVAPSVLPEDPQQQQTSQFPVMLPNRMMPHRQHASPHSQGAPVSVPRQPAGSGTLHAFGFPQAPLQSMMHPQPRPNHAMMQFLGGMRPGAGFRLPSGSVPMFPPMTHMHAPPPAAKQTHHAMLPPALMEHHHPQEFSMPFTESPASSLTGQLADVGTESKEQSLPERHRTTPLLPTVSPTQSSEGVISEKNSLLGTIANKEREEEGWGKTTTTSRPSTSTPRMTTVQSLTTDPIFSHYKQPAKPIRGPMYLIIQGHSKVKTYKPTVTKHGVPVAQNEIAEAVADRQLSKFEQFVKENTRSGNASVATAEKKKAEEKARAEKIAQARQNSLMSLLESGLGSFAVSSASPSASSTPSSPTTTSEEEHQPNSVTTIEINGN